One Engystomops pustulosus chromosome 11, aEngPut4.maternal, whole genome shotgun sequence DNA window includes the following coding sequences:
- the LOC140106001 gene encoding uncharacterized protein, with the protein MMNSVPSLEKGHKYHIFISYSSGDSIWVSGLVNKLENTLPNLKICYHERDFIPGKTIIDNMVECIQSSQKTVMVLSPDFVRSGWCLFEAKLSIFQDCMLHKAIVPIMLRPCPIPLQLSHLTYLEADDEQFFEKLCDVLLGNNDEMVHSTALVHYQPSLLYNGKNILTLPAVNEESENWQPGMYSCAYVPDPLKVVLEDTKVYKEVMENINDIPVTRSCLRFTTCRVLLCMIIVLLFITFALFCGVLFAMNFAHFWGILIYSPFAMVLVLLLTVLINILCWSSRHNKRMMQRMVQKTCQANLILSKYSVLAGCSSRTQLFFVYVSLLHCKETVLNTFGHDSKVAGEMWERSISNYSSDYACCLAKNHFPFTSVPFPGHTEERICFCQYISMQLAAGS; encoded by the coding sequence ATGATGAATTCTGTTCCTTCACTGGAAAAGGGTCACAAATACCACATCTTCATCAGCTATAGTAGCGGAGACTCCATCTGGGTGTCCGGTCTTGTCAACAAACTTGAGAACACTCTTCCAAATCTTAAAATCTGTTACCACGAGCGGGATTTCATCCCCGGGAAGACAATAATAGATAATATGGTTGAGTGTATCCAAAGCAGCCAAAAGACTGTGATGGTTCTAAGTCCTGATTTTGTACGCAGCGGCTGGTGTTTGTTTGAAGCCAAGTTGTCCATATTTCAGGACTGCATGCTGCATAAAGCAATTGTCCCGATAATGTTGAGGCCTTGCCCGATACCTCTTCAGCTTAGTCACCTGACTTACCTAGAAGCTGACGATGAGCAGTTCTTTGAAAAACTATGCGATGTCCTCCTGGGAAACAATGATGAAATGGTCCATTCTACTGCGCTGGTCCATTATCAGCCGTCACTACTGTACAATGGAAAGAACATTCTGACTTTACCTGCTGTCAACGAGGAGAGTGAGAATTGGCAGCCGGGGATGTATTCCTGCGCCTATGTCCCAGACCCACTGAAGGTTGTACTGGAAGACACCAAAGTGTACAAGGAAGTAATGGAGAACATCAATGATATTCCCGTGACTCGCTCTTGTTTGCGTTTTACCACTTGCAGAGTGCTGCTATGTATGATAATTGTTCTTTTGTTCATTACATTTGCTTTGTTCTGTGGAGTTCTTTTTGCTATGAactttgcacatttttggggTATTCTCATATACTCTCCTTTTGCCATGGTTCTTGTCTTACTGCTCACAGTGCTAATTAATATTTTATGCTGGAGCTCAAGGCATAACAAGAGAATGATGCAAAGAATGGTTCAGAAAACCTGTCAGGCAAACCTCATACTGAGTAAGTATTCGGTGCTGGCCGGCTGCTCGTCTAGAACACAActgttttttgtgtatgtgtcttTACTCCATTGTAAAGAAACCGTTTTGAATACGTTTGGTCATGACAGCAAAGTAGCGGGAGAAATGTGGGAGAGGTCCATCAGCAATTATTCCTCTGACTATGCCTGTTGTTTAGCAAAAAACCATTTCCCTTTTACTTCTGTCCCTTTTCCTGGCCACACGGAGGAGAGGATCTGCTTTTGTCAATACATTTCCATGCAACTCGCTGCAGGAAGCTAA
- the CALY gene encoding neuron-specific vesicular protein calcyon: MVQLGTILAEKEDNEQGLDEDTVPLIAPLDVNQLEQPFPDKLIVKTRTEYQLQQKKRKVHVPGIKKLNINLYDEVSEKVKLTGLILITMVFLACLLMLVMYKALWYEQLTCPEGFIFKHKHCSPTDLEMYYSQQETGPQGALYTAITQAKKSLPDLPSPWLPVINALKEVEKGKREMGTAPQ, translated from the exons ATGGTACAACTGGGAACTATCTTGGCTGAGAAAGAGGACAATGAACAAGGTCTGGATGAGGACACTGTGCCCCTGATAGCACCTCTGGATGTCAACCAACTGGAGCAACCTTTCCCAGACAAG CTGATTGTAAAGACAAGAACAGAATATCAGCTtcagcagaagaagaggaaggttCATGTTCCCGGCATAAAGAAACTGAATATAAATCTCTATGATGAGGTTTCTGAGAAAGTCAAg CTGACTGGCCTGATCTTGATCACCATGGTTTTCCTCGCTTGCCTTCTGATGTTGGTGATGTACAAAGCCTTGTGGTATGAACAACTCACGTGTCCCGAGGGATtcatttttaag CACAAGCACTGCTCACCAACAGATCTGGAAATGTACTACTCACAGCAAGAAACTGGACCACAAGGCGCTCTGTACACTGCCATAACGCAGGCCAAGAAGAGCCTCCCAGACCTGCCCTCTCCCTGGTTACCCGTCATCAACGCCCTAAAGGAGGTAGAAAAGGGCAAGAGAGAGATGGGCACAGCCCCGCAGTGA